The following are encoded in a window of Acinonyx jubatus isolate Ajub_Pintada_27869175 chromosome D4, VMU_Ajub_asm_v1.0, whole genome shotgun sequence genomic DNA:
- the TOMM5 gene encoding mitochondrial import receptor subunit TOM5 homolog gives MFRIEGLAPKLDPEEMKRKMREDVISSIRNFLIYVALLRVTPFILKKLDSI, from the exons ATGTTCCGAATCGAGGGCCTCGCGCCGAAGCTGGACCCCGAGGAGATGAAACGGAAGATGCGCGAGGATGTGATCTCCTCCATACGGAACTTCCTCATCTACGTGGCCCTGCTGCGAGTCA caccttTTATCCTAAAGAAACTGGATAGCATATGA